CGGTTCTGACGCTCGGCACGGTGGTTCTCGCGGTTTTCGGCGTGCTGCTGGGCATGGCACTAACCGGACAGGCGTTCTCAATCATTATGACCGGCACGGGCATCCTGGCGCTGGCGGGGATTGTGGTGAACAACGCGATTGTGCTGATGGACACATTCAACAGGTTCCGTGCCGATGGCATGGCCGTTGTGGAGGCAGCACTGAAAGCTGCAGCGCAAAGGTCACGGCCAATCCTGCTGACGACCATCACGACGATCGCGGGCCTCATACCCATGGCGCTGCAGGTCAATCTGAATTTCGTTGAACGGGTTATTCAGGTCGGCTCGATCACATCAATCTGGTGGGTTCAGTTGGCTACAGCCGTCATCTCGGGTCTGGCGTTCTCGACGGTTCTGACCCTTTTGATCATCCCGGTGATGCTGTGCCTGCCAACGGTGTGGGCATCCAGCTTCGCTGCTGCTGACCAATGGCTGATTGCGCATGTACCGCCCTATCGCGGGGTCATGCGCGCCTATGGCCGCATGGTCGAAAAACGGCCGATTGCTGAGCGCGGCGAAGATCGAAGCAGAACGCCTGTTCCGGGGCTGGTTGCAAACGATCTGGGCGACCCGAAACGCGGTCATTCAGACGATCTGCCCCAAGCCGCGGAATAGCCGATCTTGAGGATCACTGCCTGAAAAGCTCTGCGCGCTGAAAGCCACGCGGGATCATAACCTCACCGGGTGGACGAGCGCAGGGCCCTTCAGGGTGTCCATATCGGCTTGGGTGAAAACACCACGGTATCGGCACAAAGAACAGTCTATACCGCGCTTCGACAATTGATCGTAGGTCATGGTAGGGCTGTTCCCGATCACGGTGGCGACAAAGCTTTCATCGTTGGGCCATTCGGGGGTCGGTAAGCCATTTCTTCGGAATATGGTGGACCATCGACGTCGCTGAACCAACAAGGCCTCAGCGGCGGATCGGCGGATCCGGGTAATGGGAAAGAAGCTCAGGTAGATCGTATCTGCGAGGCGGCTTGCGCGTTCGTTCCAAGTCCAATCCGGCGGTGCCTGGACTACACGGTTTGCGATGAAATCGGCATCGTTGTCGGCGAACATAGCGTCAAGCTCAGCGTAGCTGAGGTTCACCAGCCGTACGTCGGGCTCCACCAACCATAGTGACTTCCACGGCATGTCGAGCGCCCGGTACCAATTGTAGTCGCCACAACGCCAACCATAATTTTCCGGTGCACATAGGCCCATGCTCTCAACCCATTGCCGGTCAATCGCCTGACAGGGCACATCAACGGGCAGCGGGTTGATCCGGGTGTCAAAGGAGACCAGAACCTGCGACGCGCCCACATCCTTGCACAGCGTTTTGTAAAGAGTTTGCGCGCGCCGGTTCCATTGATGTGTGCGAACCAGAAAAATCGAGCGGGTGTGAGCGCCAATAAAGGGGCGACGCTTGAAAGAACGCCTTGCCCAGATCGTCTTGATCTGTGCCGGGATCAAGCCTTACTCCGCACATTAGCCACGCGGCGTTAGACCCACATCCAGCATGTTGTCCGGGTGGTCGGGGGAGCGTATCTTCATTGCTGGTACCCGCATTGTCACCAGCTCTTCCGCTGCGGTGGGATGCACAGCGATCGTACGATCGAAATCAGCTTTAGTCGCCCCCATGCTCACCGCTATGCCGATAGCCTGGATCAATTCGCCCATCCCCTCGCCTGCCAGATGCACACCGACGACTTTATCGGTGTCCGCATCGACGAGGATCTTCATCATCATGTATTCATCGCGACCTGGAAATGCGTGCTTCATCGCGCGAAAACGCGTCATGTAGCAGTCCAGGTTCTCGAATTTGGCACGCGCCTGCTCTTCGGTCAGCCCCATTGTGCCGAGCTCTGGTTGGGAGAAGACCGCCGTCGGTATCAGGCTATGGTCGACGGTCCACCGCCTGCCACCAAACTCGCTATCAGCGAAGGCATGGCCCTCGCGGATCGCGACCGGTGTCAAATTGGCACGGTTGGTCACATCGCCGACAGCGTAGATCGACGGGCAACTGGTTTGGCTATCAGCAGACACGCCGATAGCGCCGATCTTCGTGGTTTCGACACCAGCAGTGTCAAGGCCCAAACCCCCAGTGTTGGGCGCCCGCCCAATGGCAAACATAATCTGATCGGTGACAATCTCGCCACTGGCGGTGGTCGAGGAGACGAGGCTGCCATCCTCGCGCTTGTCGATGTTTGTGATGACATCGTCGAAGACGAACTTCACGCCCTTCTTGATCATCTCATCGCGAAGATGGGCGCGTAAATCATCATCGAACCCACGCAGAATGTTCCCGCGCCTATAGATCACGGTCGTATCTACGCCCAGCCCGTTGAAAATACCGGCAAACTCGATGGCGATGTACCCCGCGCCAGCGATCAGGATGCTTTTGGGTAGCTGATCGAGATGGAAAGCCTCGTTTGAGGTGATCACATGTTCATGGCCGGGAATCTTTGTATCGATTACCGGTGCCGCGCCCGTCGCAACCAAGATCTTGCCCGCCGTGACCTGTCGATCACCTTCCAAGAGGCGGACAGTGTTGGGGCCCTCTATGACGGCGCGGGTCTTGTGCAGTTCTACGCCGGCCTTTTCGAGGTTGGTCTTGTAGATATCGTCGAGACGATCGATCTCGCTGTCCTTGTGGTCGATGAGCGAGCGCCAATCGAAGCTACTTTCCCCGACGGACCAGCCGAACCCTGCCGCATCTTCGAAAACCTCGGGAAAGTGCGACGCATACACCAGGAGTTTTTTCGGCACACAGCCGCGGATCACGCAGGTACCGCCATACCGATATTCCTCGGCCAAAGCGACCTTCGCACCGTGCAACGACGCTATGCGCGCGGCACGGACACCGCCCGACCCGCCGCCTATGACGAAAAGGTCGTAGTCGAATTGTGTATCGGACATTGTTGCCCTTTCGGCGTCTGTTACTGCACTAAAGCTCGACGCCGCGCTCTGTCAGCAATTCGCGCACACGGGCGAGATAAATGGCATTAATCGCGTCGCTCCATGTGAATGTGAGATCGATTGATGCCCGATCAATTGCCCGCCGCACGGACCGGAACTTTTCCCCCGCCGGCGACTGGAAGAACGCTATCAGCGTCTCAAGCTCTTCGACTGTGTAAGCCTGGGCGTAAAGCTCAGCGATCTGGCCAAATAAAGGGCCGGTCTCCGTCGCCATATCGAGGTAGGCTTCGTCGGCGGCCTCTGTCACGACATCGGATATATCAGGGTTTGTGCTAACCAATTGGCGGATGATATCACGGCGTAAAGCGTTAAGTGGCGTGATGTACAGTTGGTTTGCGTCCATCAATTCAGCAAACAACGCCCCCAAACGCCGATGCTCATCGGTGAGCGTTGCGGGGTCAGCCAATTCGATCCCTTGAGCGGCAGTCGGCGTGCTGGCGATCAAGCTTAAGGGTGCCGCCGTTGCAGTACAAAGGACTAGTGTTGCAGCGAGACGCGAAAACTGGCGTGCAATCATCGTTAAGCTCATGGTCAAGCGCATCTTTCATTGCGGAATTGAGGAGTTCGGCGGCTTCAATAGCGGGAAAGCCGAACCGATGTAACCCTTGCGACGCAAGCAGCGATTTTGTCTGGGGTCAGCCGTGGCGGTGCAAAACCTCGACGCCTTCACCGGTAGCGAGGAACGCGCGATCCGCCATTCCCAGAAACAGGCCAGTTTCAACCACCCCGGGTATGGCGAGTAAAGCGGTATCAAGCGCTTTGGGATTATCGATCATGCCAAGCTTGCAATCGACGATCCAATGCCCCCCATCCGTCTCTACTGGAGCGGTCTCACGCCCCTCTTGATCGGTTTGCATCCGTATGGTGGCATCGACCCGCCAATCCATTCGTGCGCACAGCCGCTCCACCTGCGTTGCCGTCGCAGATGCTCCGAACTTGTTGATCTCCACCGGCAAGGGAAACGCTCCGAGCCGGTCAACATATTTGGTGGCATCGGCAATGACGAGCATCTGCCGCGCGGCAGCTGCCACAATTTTCTCACGCAACAGCGCGCCACCAGCGCCTTTGATCAGGTTAAGGTCTGGGTCAATTTCATCTGCGCCGTCCACCGCCAAATCGAGGACCGGGTCGCGGTCAAGATCAGTGAGCGGGATACCCAGCGTGTTGCACAGGTCAGCGGTGCGTTGGGATGTCGGCACACCGCGCACGTTCAGGCCATCGTCAACGCGTTTCGAAAGGGCATGCAAAAAGGCTTCGGCCGTTGAACCGGTTCCGAGACCGAGCACCATCCCGTCTCTGATTTCCTTTGCAGCACGGTCGCCGACCTCCAACTTGAGTTGGTCGAGCTCCATAGAAAAACCGTCCTCTTGCCATCGCGGCTGCACATGTGATCTGTGCAGCGTCGCGCAATCTGCCCTTCGATCTTCTTGTATGCACCGGTGATGACTGCCGGTGAAGGTGTCGCCGATGGTTTCCACATCAACTCCGCCCTCACAAGGCGAATGCGTATGCGTTTTCGACCTTGATGGCACTTTGGCCGACACCGCGCCTGACCTTATCGCGGCTCTTAATCACGTCTTGCGGTCCAATGGCCTGCGACCTGCAGGCTTTGAAGAAGCCAGAGGCTTTGTTGGCCACGGTGCACGCGTTCTGATCGAGCGCGCTTATCGTGCGCAGAAGGTCCCGCTCGATGAGGAACAGGCGGTGCAGCGGGTCGGCCAATTCATTGCCTTCTACCGGCAGAACATTGCCAATGACACGCGTTTGTTTCCCAACGTTCTGAGAGCGCTCGACACCATGCGATCGGACGGCTGGCGCTTCGCCATTTGCACCAACAAACCCGAAGCGCTCGCAGTTCAGTTGGTAACGGAACTGGGGGTTCTGGAGCGTTTCGCAGCCATAACGGGCGGTGACAGCTTCCCTTTTCGCAAGCCTGATGGGCGGCACATTCTAGAGACCATTGCGAAAGCTGGTGGCGACCCATCGCGCGCAATCATGGTTGGCGATTCCGCGCCGGATATTGGTGCCGCCCGGGACGCCAACGTTCCCGTCGTCGGAGTATCATTCGGATACTTCACAGGCACGAGCGACGAGCTTGGTGCCGATCGTTTGATTGATGATTTCGCGCAGCTGCCCGATGCGGTTGCCGCTCTGATGGGGGTGTAGTCTGCTTGACGCGTATAGACGAGACCGGTAGGTGCTAGCCTAGATTTGGGTGTGTAGCTCAGCGGGAGAGCACTCGCTTCACACGCGAGGGGTCACTGGTTCGATCCCAGTCATGCCCACCAACTTACTTTCGTAGCCGAACGCGGGCAGGCAAGGTGAAGAGCATTACTTTGCGCCATCTTCAGCCCCGACTGGCTTGTTCATATGCGCATCAATGGCCGCGATGATTTCCTCCCAAGCGGCCCGCGCGCCCTTCATTCCACCTGAGCCGATAACGTCTCCACGTGTTGTTTGGATAACAAGCGACGTCTTTTTCTCCTCGCCTTCCGGAACGATCGCAAAGCCAGTCACCGCGCCGAAGGGGATACGCTGAACGTCAGCGCCAGAAATGGTCCAGCGCTTGGCGACCACGATTCGCCTGTCGGGGTCGACGATCAGCTGCGTCGCCACCAGCCGGCGCATGCCGCTCCAAATCAGATAGCTGCCAATAACAAAGTAGGCGAGCGTGCCGGGCTGCATAAAGGTCGTCATGTCCGTCAGCCTACCCAAAGCAGCGGCGAGCAGGAACACCCCGATCGCGACCATAAAGGCCCCTCGCCCAAGCGATTGATCGGTGATCAGCAGATCATTTCCGTGATGAGAGAGACGCATGCAGGTGTTCAACTGTTCGAGGAGACGACCGGTTTGGAATGCTTTGTGCAGCTAGGCGCGTGCCCGCCGCCTTCAAGTGCGGCCTGTTGGGCGGCTTGATCGGATCAGGCTTGTGTAGCTTCTACCCTGCGCCGACGCGCTGCGCGCGCTTCTTCGAATGCGCTCCTGCGCTCTGCCAAACGTTCGATGAAATCTTCGAGAAACGCCCACGTGTAGTAGCCCGTCGAATGACCATCACTGAAAATCAGGCGGACAGCATAACTTCCCACACGCTCAATGTTGGTCACCGTGATGGTGTCATCAACGGCGCCATCGATCTTCTCGACTGCGCCGTGACCCTGGACCTGCGCTGACTGGGAGAACGCGCGTAGGAGCTGTGCGGGCAACTCGCCCTCAAGCCCGTCGTCAAAACGTACGCGCAAGCTGCGCCGACCCTTCAAAAGCCGCAACTCTTCGGGCCAGCGGCTTCTCTCGTCCATCTGAACTGATCCTCGCATGTGGTCGACAATGCCAGCGACATCCCAAACCAGCCGCTCGGTCATGCAATCTATATAGGCAATCGATGCGCGCCCTACCAACTTTGAACGGTCAGAAAGGGCTTGCAGCTGCGTTCCTAAACGCGCACGCTTGAGACAGTGCGCGGTCGTGTTCGACGTGGCGCCATCAGCGCCCAGCAGCCGGACAGTCTTCGTGTTCAACAATTTATCGCCCAACACGCGCGGGATACTCGCGATCTGCATCGCGATGGTTGGCTTTATCGGGACCGACAGCGCCATCAAGGCCGCGTCGAGCGATTTGCCCATCAGCCAGATGATCGCACTGCGCGGAATCGCCATCCTCGTCATTTTAACAGGGCTGGGCTTTGCAACCGGCGCAATACGCAAACTGCCAACGCTCAAAGATCGGGCCGTCGGGGTGCGGGCGTTCGGCGAGTGCATGGCGACGCTGCTTTATTACAACGCCATCATCCAGATCCCGATCGCCAGCGCAAACGCAGTTCTTCAGACCATACCACTGGTGATCGTCGGTGCAGCAGCAATCCTGTACAAGGAACATGTGGGGTGGCGACGCTGGACCATTATCGCTGCGGGCTTTCTCGGTGTTCTGCTGATCATACGGCCAGGTACAGCCGCCTTTCAACCTGCCAGCCTTTGGGCGGTGGCGGCGGTGATCTTCTATGTCGTCCGCGATATTTCAACCCGCTCGATCGATCCCGCGCTACCGGCCATTTCAATCAACCTCGTCACCAGTGCGTCTGTCATGATTATGGGATTTTTGCTCGCGCCGTTTCAGGAATGGGTCATGCCGGATGCACGTGGGCTTGGGCTTCTTGGCCTGTCAGCTGCGTTTCTGACGATGGGCTATCTCGCCGTCACGGTCGCGATGCGAAGCGGAGACGTATCCGTTAGCTCTCCGTTCCGCTACTCAATCGTCATTTGGGCGCTGCTGATTGATATGTTCATATTCGGCAACCGACCTGATGCGCTGATGCTTCTGGGGCTCACGATCGTTGTCGGCAGCGGTATCGCGATGATCGCTCGTGAGCGCCAGTTGAAACGCTCCTAGCCTCGATCATCGGGTAAGCCCATTTCGCGCAGAATCCAGCTGGTGAACGCAGCAACCTTTGGTTTGAGGCGCGCCGTCGGGGGCATGACCAGATAAAAGGCCAGCGGCGTGCGCAGGCGGAGATTGGGAAAAGGCTCGGCAAGCAGACCAGTATCGACGTCGTTTTGTGCCAGCGATGTACGAGCAAGTGCAAAGCCGGAGCCGCGGATCGCTGCGTCAATGGCGTGGTCGGCATGGTTGAAACGCAAACCGCGCGGCTCCCGATCGTAGGTAACTCCCGCATTGGAAAACCAATTGACCCAGGAGGGCGCACCCTCGAATTGGGCCATCGATTCATCGATGATAAGCGGAAGCTTCGCTATATCCGCCGGCGTTTCCAGGGGATGGTCCGTCAGGAAGCTTGGTGCTGACAGAACCGTCAGTTCGTCGCCAAGCAGATGGATGCTCTCAAGACCAGGATAAGTGCCGCCCCCAAACCGTACGCCGACATCGACGCCATCTTGGGCGAAGTCCACCAGCTTCAAACTCGCGGAAATCCTGACTTCGATATCGGGATGTTGATCCATGAACGAGAAAAGCCGGGGCGAAAGCCATTTGGCCGCAAAGCTCGGACCCGTGGATACAACGAGCACATTGTCCGGCGTTTGCGCCGAAAGCCGGTCCACCCCGAGACGCAGGCGGGCGAAAGCTTCGCGCACGTCGGGGTGAAAACGTTTGCCCGCTTCGGTCAGCGCAATGGCGCGATTGAGGCGCTCAAACAGAACGACACCAAGCTGATCTTCAAGGTTGCGCACCTGGTAGCTGACAGCTGATGGGGTGAGGTTCAACTCCTCAGCCGCTTGAGAAAAGCTCATTGAACGCGCGACAGCTTCAAACGCTTGAAGCCCGTTAAGCGTCGGTAAACGCGCCATCGCACATCGCCTTCACTTCAAATTTTTTGTACTGAAGGCATAATCTATCCGTTTGTCAGCAGGGTGATCAAGGCGCATGTTCGCATCAACACGAAACGATGTCGGCAGTCGCCCGCCGACGAAAACTGAAAGGAACGATCATGCTTTTCGACAGCACCCGCAAAGACCTCTCCGCACACATCATGGCAGGCCGGACAGCACGGTCCCGCGCAGCTTACGATCTGCTGGCAAAGCTCCGCGCGAGCAATCCGCTGCGTGGTTCGACGCCCACGCAAAAAACACAACCACCGCGCGGTCACGCCGCAGCCTAGGCCGAACGGACGCCAAAACGGCGCCAAACAAGGCCGGAAAAGGCCGGAATAAGGAGGTGACTTGTCGCGACAAACGGCCGTTTAGGGCGGAATAACCGCTCACTTGTCGCGACAAACCTTGGCGGACCGGCCGCTGGACCCTAAGAGCATAGTGAAGGCGTTGCCATCGCGCGCTCCGCGGAGCGCTCTCGCTGTGGCGACGCCTTTATTTGTTCTTGGACATCATCGCCCGGGCGATTTGTCCTTCACCCGAAAGGTCCGTGCGCGGTGACCGCCTCGCAAGACTCTGCCTCACACGGTGCAACACCGTCAGACACCGTTCTCAGCAGGCGACCAGCAACCCTGCTGTTGGTGCTGATCGTCTCGACCAGCCCACTGACCATGCACATCTATCTGCCATCTCTTCCGGGGATGGCGATCGATCTACAGGCTACCGATGCTCAGCTGCAGCTGACCTTATCGGTATACCTGTTCACGGTGGCGAACGCTCAATTGATCATCGGCCCGCTGTCTGATCGGTTTGGACGGCGCCGCATCCTGCTGGTCGGGCTTTTGATTTTTCTTTTGGCGACACTCGCCTGCCGCTTTGCAACCAGCATTGAGGGTTTGATCATCGCGCGCGGCTTCCAGGCGGTCGGCGGCTGCGCCGGGATGGTCTTGGGTCGCGCCATCGTTCGCGATATCTCCACCCGGCAAACCGCCGCCAGCCTTCTGGGCTATGTGACGATGGGGATGGCTGTCGCCCAAATGATGGGCCCGGCTATCGGCGGCTTGCTCGACGGGCTTTATGGCTGGCGGGCGTCCTTTGATTTGTTGTTCGCCCTGGGATTGGCGCTCCTTATCGCCTGCCTGGTTTTGCTGCCTGAGACCAATTTGAAACCTCAGACGAGCTTCGCGCCCGACGCATTGGTCCGCCAACACCTTGACCTTGGCGGGCAGCCCCGCTTCTGGGCGTTTGCGCTGACAGGGGCTCTCGCGTCAGCAATCTTTTTCGCTTTCCTCGGCGGTGGGCCGTTAATTGCACAACGCGAACTGGGTCTTAGCCCGGTAACCTATGGGCTCTATTTCGGGTTTCTTGCTGGCGGGTATGCAATCGGCAACTTTTTCGCTGGCCGTTACAGCGAAAAGGTTGGCGGTGAGCGCATGATCCTCATCGGCAATCTGCTGTCGCTGTTTGCCATGGCAACTCTAGCGCTGCTGTTTCTGGCGGGCCTCGCTCACCCGCTTTCGCTGTTTGCGCCGATGATGCTGTCTTCGCTCGCCAACGGTCTGTGCCTGCCGAATACCTTCTCAGGTGCGCTTTCGGTACGGCCCGATCTTGCGGGCACTGCGTCTGGGCTCGCGGGCTGGCTTCAGGTCATGGTCGGCGCCGCCGCGACGGTCCTTGTTGGATGGTTTATCCATCTCGGCATCTGGCCGCTGATCGTCATCATGCTGCTCTTGTCCATTGCAGCGCTGCTGGCAGGCACGGCCTCAGGCCGGCTTGAGCGGCAATTTGTCGGACGCGAAAGCGAACCGATCACGCAGGACTAGCATCAAGCTCGTCTTCGATGATGATCGATGGCGGTTTGCGTCCACCAGCTTGCCGCGCTTTGATGTCTGTATAAACAGCCGTCGCAATCGACTTGTAAGCGCTCGCATGCGCGCCGTCCGGCTCCTGCGCTACGATCGGTGTACCCGCATCCGATGTCTCTCGGATCGCTAGGTGCAAGGGGATCTCGCCAAGGAATGGTACGCCGAAGCGCGCTGCGTCCGCTCGCGCGCCTCCATGGCCGAAAATGGGGGTGGCCGTTCCGCAGTTCGGGCAGACGAAGACGCTCATGTTCTCGACGATACCGAGCACCGGCACCTCAACTTTCTCAAACATCGCAACCCCCTTGCGCGCATCGATCAGCGCCAAATCCTGGGGAGTAGAGACGATAATGGCACCATCAAGCGGAACCCGCTGAGAAATTGTCAGCTGTGTATCACCGGTGCCGGGCGGCATGTCGATCAACAGAACATCAAGCGGTGCCCACACAACATCCGACAGCAGTTGGCGTAAAGCCGAGACAACCATCGGCGCACGCCAGACCATCGGCGCGCCCTCTTCGATAAGAAATCCCATCGACATGACTTTCGCGCCGAAAGCGACAGGCGGTTGCGCACGTTTGCTCTCGTCGAAAATGGGGGGCTGCGTGACCCCGAACAGTCGGGGAATTGACGGGCCATAAACGTCGGCGTCCAAAACACCAACCTTGAGCCCCATGGAGGCGAAGGCAACTGCGAGGTTCGCGGTTGTGGTCGATTTGCCGACGCCACCCTTGCCGGAAGCAACCGCAATGATTGCCCCGATCTCGCTATAGTCCACGCCTCCCATCGTACGAGCCGGGCTGGCTTCCTTCGGATCGTTCTTTTTGGCGGTACGACCGACAGACCCGCCGCTGTGATTGAGAGGTTTGCGAACCTCTGCAACAGTGCGCGCAGCGTCGGGCTTTACACTTGATGCTGGCACCGTGCGTTGTGCGGGCGCCTCTGTGGTCAAGACGATGAATGCCCGTTCGACCTCAGGCCGATTGGAAAGAATAGCTTCGAGTGCGTCGCGAACAGGGGCGTAAGTTGAGACCTGCTCTGGGGCGACGGTCAGAGTGAGCAACAGCCTTCCGTCCTGCAGGCTCGGGTCAGACAGAATATCGGTTTGTCCTATCGGCAGGCCGGAAAGAGGATCGATCACCTCGTTGATCGCTGCCATTAGGCCGTTCGAACTATCGGTCCGTTTGCCACCGAGAAGGCCTTTGATCGTATCGAGTACCATACACCGTTCCTGGCGCGCTCCGTTATCTGATCGACGCCACTATCTGAGTGCCCAATTCGCCCGCTACTCTACCGAATACCCGCCGACTTCCAAAGCGGTTTCAGGCCGCCTCCCTGCGCGGTTAGCTCAGCACGCAGCAACAGTATGGCTTGCGGGTCAATCTAGGTGTGCCGACCAAATAAGTTGGGTTTGCCTGCCCATTTGGTCACCATCGCCTAACAAACCGGCAGGTGCTGCGCCACAAGGCGTTGCAAGGACACGGTAAATGGTGTGTTCTGCGGACTGTCTAGCGCCAAACCGTCTTGGCTTTAACAGAGATGGCCGCGCTCGAGTTCACAGGGAACAGGATTTATACATGACAATCAACCGCTTCGCTGTTGCGGCGCTCGCAACGTTTTCAATAGCTGCCGGTGCCACAGCCGTGTCCGCGCAAGATGTGGTGAGGATCGGCACAGAAGGCGCTTATCCTCCGTATAACTTCACCGATTCAGACGGCAATCTGGTGGGCTTTGAAATCGATTTGGCCAACGCCATCTGCGAAGAAGCTGGCGTGACGTGCGAATTCATCGCTCAGGATTGGGATGGCATCATTCCGGCTCTTCTTGCAAGCCGCTACGATGCGATCATGGCTGGGATGTCGATCACCGCCGAGCGCAAGGAAGTCGTCGATTTCACCCGCATGTACTTCACGACGCCAGCCCGGTTCGTTGCTGCGACGGATTCGGGGATCACGGAGACCACGCCTGAAGCGCTCGCGGGCAAGACGATCGGGACACAATCTGCAACGATCCACGCCAACTTCCTCGAGGACATCTATGGCGACAGCGATATTCGCCTGTATCCGACACAGGATGAGGTGAACCTCGATCTTGCTGCGGGCCGGATTGACCTTCTGCTTGCCGATTCAAGCGCCATGAACGATTGGCTCGAAAGCGATGACGGTGCCTGCTGCGCTTTTCTGCCCGGCGACTACACCGATCCAGAATACTTCGGTGAAGGCGTCGGCATCGCGCTGCGCCAGGATGATGATGAGTTACGCGAGAAGCTGAACGCAGCCATTGAAGCTCTCGAAGCAGATGGCACCATCGCCGCTCTGGCAGGTGAATGGTTCCCATTTTTGGCGGGTGACATGTAAGCCAACCGACTTTGAGGGTCGCGCTGACACGTGCGGCCCTTTCTCTTTCGAGGCACAGGTAAGGCATTGAATGGGCGAGATGCTGGGATTGCTGGCCTGGGGGGCCGATGGCTGGGGCGACGAGCTTGCAGCCGGAGCATGGCTGACCATACGCCTGGCACTCGTTACCCTTCCGGTTGGCCTCGCTCTGGGGCTCGCAGTCGCCTTAGCCAAGC
The Pseudomonadota bacterium genome window above contains:
- the gor gene encoding glutathione-disulfide reductase; protein product: MSDTQFDYDLFVIGGGSGGVRAARIASLHGAKVALAEEYRYGGTCVIRGCVPKKLLVYASHFPEVFEDAAGFGWSVGESSFDWRSLIDHKDSEIDRLDDIYKTNLEKAGVELHKTRAVIEGPNTVRLLEGDRQVTAGKILVATGAAPVIDTKIPGHEHVITSNEAFHLDQLPKSILIAGAGYIAIEFAGIFNGLGVDTTVIYRRGNILRGFDDDLRAHLRDEMIKKGVKFVFDDVITNIDKREDGSLVSSTTASGEIVTDQIMFAIGRAPNTGGLGLDTAGVETTKIGAIGVSADSQTSCPSIYAVGDVTNRANLTPVAIREGHAFADSEFGGRRWTVDHSLIPTAVFSQPELGTMGLTEEQARAKFENLDCYMTRFRAMKHAFPGRDEYMMMKILVDADTDKVVGVHLAGEGMGELIQAIGIAVSMGATKADFDRTIAVHPTAAEELVTMRVPAMKIRSPDHPDNMLDVGLTPRG
- a CDS encoding DUF2059 domain-containing protein, whose translation is MSLTMIARQFSRLAATLVLCTATAAPLSLIASTPTAAQGIELADPATLTDEHRRLGALFAELMDANQLYITPLNALRRDIIRQLVSTNPDISDVVTEAADEAYLDMATETGPLFGQIAELYAQAYTVEELETLIAFFQSPAGEKFRSVRRAIDRASIDLTFTWSDAINAIYLARVRELLTERGVEL
- the rpiA gene encoding ribose-5-phosphate isomerase RpiA; translated protein: MELDQLKLEVGDRAAKEIRDGMVLGLGTGSTAEAFLHALSKRVDDGLNVRGVPTSQRTADLCNTLGIPLTDLDRDPVLDLAVDGADEIDPDLNLIKGAGGALLREKIVAAAARQMLVIADATKYVDRLGAFPLPVEINKFGASATATQVERLCARMDWRVDATIRMQTDQEGRETAPVETDGGHWIVDCKLGMIDNPKALDTALLAIPGVVETGLFLGMADRAFLATGEGVEVLHRHG
- the gph gene encoding phosphoglycolate phosphatase (PGP is an essential enzyme in the glycolate salvage pathway in higher organisms (photorespiration in plants). Phosphoglycolate results from the oxidase activity of RubisCO in the Calvin cycle when concentrations of carbon dioxide are low relative to oxygen. This enzyme is a member of the Haloacid Dehalogenase (HAD) superfamily of aspartate-nucleophile hydrolase enzymes (PF00702).), which codes for MVSTSTPPSQGECVCVFDLDGTLADTAPDLIAALNHVLRSNGLRPAGFEEARGFVGHGARVLIERAYRAQKVPLDEEQAVQRVGQFIAFYRQNIANDTRLFPNVLRALDTMRSDGWRFAICTNKPEALAVQLVTELGVLERFAAITGGDSFPFRKPDGRHILETIAKAGGDPSRAIMVGDSAPDIGAARDANVPVVGVSFGYFTGTSDELGADRLIDDFAQLPDAVAALMGV
- a CDS encoding DUF971 domain-containing protein; amino-acid sequence: MNTKTVRLLGADGATSNTTAHCLKRARLGTQLQALSDRSKLVGRASIAYIDCMTERLVWDVAGIVDHMRGSVQMDERSRWPEELRLLKGRRSLRVRFDDGLEGELPAQLLRAFSQSAQVQGHGAVEKIDGAVDDTITVTNIERVGSYAVRLIFSDGHSTGYYTWAFLEDFIERLAERRSAFEEARAARRRRVEATQA
- a CDS encoding DMT family transporter encodes the protein MFNNLSPNTRGILAICIAMVGFIGTDSAIKAASSDLPISQMIALRGIAILVILTGLGFATGAIRKLPTLKDRAVGVRAFGECMATLLYYNAIIQIPIASANAVLQTIPLVIVGAAAILYKEHVGWRRWTIIAAGFLGVLLIIRPGTAAFQPASLWAVAAVIFYVVRDISTRSIDPALPAISINLVTSASVMIMGFLLAPFQEWVMPDARGLGLLGLSAAFLTMGYLAVTVAMRSGDVSVSSPFRYSIVIWALLIDMFIFGNRPDALMLLGLTIVVGSGIAMIARERQLKRS
- the gcvA gene encoding transcriptional regulator GcvA, translated to MARLPTLNGLQAFEAVARSMSFSQAAEELNLTPSAVSYQVRNLEDQLGVVLFERLNRAIALTEAGKRFHPDVREAFARLRLGVDRLSAQTPDNVLVVSTGPSFAAKWLSPRLFSFMDQHPDIEVRISASLKLVDFAQDGVDVGVRFGGGTYPGLESIHLLGDELTVLSAPSFLTDHPLETPADIAKLPLIIDESMAQFEGAPSWVNWFSNAGVTYDREPRGLRFNHADHAIDAAIRGSGFALARTSLAQNDVDTGLLAEPFPNLRLRTPLAFYLVMPPTARLKPKVAAFTSWILREMGLPDDRG
- a CDS encoding multidrug effflux MFS transporter, producing MTASQDSASHGATPSDTVLSRRPATLLLVLIVSTSPLTMHIYLPSLPGMAIDLQATDAQLQLTLSVYLFTVANAQLIIGPLSDRFGRRRILLVGLLIFLLATLACRFATSIEGLIIARGFQAVGGCAGMVLGRAIVRDISTRQTAASLLGYVTMGMAVAQMMGPAIGGLLDGLYGWRASFDLLFALGLALLIACLVLLPETNLKPQTSFAPDALVRQHLDLGGQPRFWAFALTGALASAIFFAFLGGGPLIAQRELGLSPVTYGLYFGFLAGGYAIGNFFAGRYSEKVGGERMILIGNLLSLFAMATLALLFLAGLAHPLSLFAPMMLSSLANGLCLPNTFSGALSVRPDLAGTASGLAGWLQVMVGAAATVLVGWFIHLGIWPLIVIMLLLSIAALLAGTASGRLERQFVGRESEPITQD